A window of Juglans regia cultivar Chandler chromosome 7, Walnut 2.0, whole genome shotgun sequence contains these coding sequences:
- the LOC108992759 gene encoding uncharacterized protein LOC108992759 isoform X4 yields the protein MPSSVSLPRPVFSSSLALRTISPLNLPLRSRFAGTDLSRSIGIRNGPRCGMHVGLWWLAVLPLLRSLARSAQVCAFCWRTSLLTIQRVLAWQVARGILFFYFGLESPLCSFGFLECLWGS from the exons ATGCCCTCTTCAGTGTCCTTGCCTCGTCCGGTGTTCTCTTCATCCTTGGCTCTTCGCACAATCTCTCCTTTAAATCTCCCTCTTCGATCACGTTTTGCCGGCACAGATCTCTCTCGATCAATAG GGATTCGTAACGGTCCCAGATGTGGCATGCACGTTGGTTTGTGGTGGCTAGCCGTCCTTCCTCTTTTAAGGAGTCTTGCGCGATCGGCTCAGGTCTGTGCCTTCTGCTGGAGGACGAGTCTGCTCACTATTCAGC GTGTGCTTGCATGGCAGGTAGCTCGCGGGatcctctttttttattttggtcttGAATCTCCATTGTGCAGCTTTG
- the LOC108992759 gene encoding uncharacterized protein LOC108992759 isoform X6, whose amino-acid sequence MPSSVSLPRPVFSSSLALRTISPLNLPLRSRFAGTDLSRSIGIRNGPRCGMHVGLWWLAVLPLLRSLARSAQVCAFCWRTSLLTIQRVLAWQ is encoded by the exons ATGCCCTCTTCAGTGTCCTTGCCTCGTCCGGTGTTCTCTTCATCCTTGGCTCTTCGCACAATCTCTCCTTTAAATCTCCCTCTTCGATCACGTTTTGCCGGCACAGATCTCTCTCGATCAATAG GGATTCGTAACGGTCCCAGATGTGGCATGCACGTTGGTTTGTGGTGGCTAGCCGTCCTTCCTCTTTTAAGGAGTCTTGCGCGATCGGCTCAGGTCTGTGCCTTCTGCTGGAGGACGAGTCTGCTCACTATTCAGC GTGTGCTTGCATGGCAG
- the LOC108992756 gene encoding glycerol-3-phosphate dehydrogenase SDP6, mitochondrial-like, whose protein sequence is MTATTRLSRRLGAAAIAAASGGAFFLYQPTLSANDSGPGSQLAALRQKITDPNALVPARAVQESALIGASAANPLDVLVIGGGATGCGVALDAVTRGLRVGLVEREDFSSGTSSRSTKLIHGGVRYLEKAVFNLDYGQLKLVFHALEERKQIIENAPHLCHALPCMTPCFDWFEVVYYWMGLKMYDLVAGPRLLHLSRYYSAQESSELFPTLARKGKDRNLKGTVVYYDGQMNDSRLNVGLACTAALAGAAVLNHAEVISFLKDEVGERIIGARIRNNLSGKEFDSYAKVIVNAAGPFCDSLRKMANKDVRPMICPSSGVHVVLPDYYSPEGMGLIVPKTKDGRVIFMLPWLGRTIAGTTDSNTPITLLPEPHEDEIQFILDAISDYLNVKVRRKDVLSAWSGIRPLAMDPSAKNTESISRDHVVCEDFPGLVTITGGKWTTYRSMAEDAVNAAIKSGKLSPTSNCLTHNLRLIGGDRWDPASFTVIAQQYVRMKKTHGGKVVPGAMDTTAAKHLTHAYGALAERVAAIAQNENLGKRLAHGYPFLEAEVAYCARNEYCESAVDFIARRSRLAFLDTDAAGRALPRIIEILATEHEWDKSRQKLEFQKGTEFLGTFKAAKNAQFHDGKHI, encoded by the exons ATGACCGCCACCACTCGATTGAGCCGCCGCCTTGGTGCAGCGGCAATCGCCGCCGCATCCGGAGGAGCATTTTTCCTCTATCAGCCTACTTTATCCGCCAACGACAGCGGCCCTGGCTCCCAGCTCGCGGCTCTACGGCAGAAGATCACCGACCCGAACGCTCTCGTTCCGGCCAGAGCGGTCCAGGAGTCGGCCTTGATTGGCGCCAGCGCGGCCAACCCACTCGACGTTCTCGTGATCGGCGGAGGAGCCACCGGATGCGGCGTAGCTCTTGATGCCGTCACCAGAGGCCTCCGAGTGGGACTCGTCGAACGAGAGGATTTCTCTTCTGGCACTTCCTCGAGGTCCACAAAGCTCATTCATGGAG GAGTTCGTTACTTGGAGAAAGCTGTCTTTAATCTCGACTATGGGCAACTGAAGCTGGTATTCCATGCGCTTGAGGAACGTAAACAGATTATTGAGAATGCACCACACCTATGTCATGCTTTGCCATGCATGACGCCATGCTTTGACTGGTTTGAGGTAGTATACTACTGGATGGGCTTGAAAATGTACGATTTGGTCGCAGGACCACGCCTATTACATTTGTCCAGATATTATTCTGCGCAAGAGTCCAGTGAGCTCTTCCCCACACTTGCAAGGAAGGGCAAAGATAGAAACCTGAAGGGGACAGTGGTTTATTACGATGGCCAGATGAATGACTCACGACTTAATGTTGGATTGGCATGCACTGCTGCATTAGCTGGTGCAGCGGTGCTTAACCATGCAGAAGTAATATCATTTTTGAAGGATGAAGTTGGTGAGCGGATAATTGGGGCACGAATTCGAAACAATTTATCAG GCAAAGAGTTCGATTCATATGCAAAAGTAATTGTCAATGCGGCTGGGCCATTTTGTGATTCCTTGCGGAAAATGGCCAATAAAGATGTGCGACCTATGATCTGTCCTAGCAGTGGTGTACATGTCGTTCTACCTGATTACTATTCACCCGAAGGAATGGGTTTGATTGTTCCTAAAACTAAGGATGGACGTGTTATTTTCATGTTACCATGGTTGGGACGAACAATTGCTGGAACCACAGATTCCAACACTCCCATCACTTTGCTGCCAGAACCACATGAGGATGAAATTCAATTTATACTGGATGCAATCAGTGATTACCTTAATGTTAAG GTAAGGCGAAAAGATGTTCTTTCTGCATGGAGTGGTATACGCCCATTGGCAATGGATCCATCTGCGAAGAACACTGAGAGTATCTCCAGAGATCATGTTGTTTGTGAAGATTTTCCTGGTTTGGTCACAATTACGGGTGGGAAGTGGACTACTTACCGTAG CATGGCAGAAGATGCAGTTAATGCAGCCATAAAATCTGGAAAGCTGAGCCCGACCAGTAATTGTTTAACTCACAACCTGCGGCTTATTGGTGGAGATAGATGGGATCCTGCATCATTCACAGTTATTGCACAACAGTATGTACGCATGAAGAAGACTCATGGTGGTAAAGTTGTTCCTGGTGCAATGGACACTACTGCTGCAAAGCATCTCACTCATGCATATGGAGCTTTGGCTGAACGAGTGGCTGCCATAGCTCAG AATGAAAATTTGGGGAAGAGGCTTGCCCATGGATATCCTTTTCTTGAGGCTGAGGTTGCGTACTGTGCTCGGAATGAATATTGTGAATCTGCCGTTGATTTTATTGCCAGGAGATCCCGGCTTGCTTTCCTTGACACTGATGCAGCTGGCCGGGCGTTGCCGCGCATAATTGAGATATTGGCTACCGAGCACGAGTGGGACAAGTCGAGGCAGAAGCTTGAGTTTCAGAAGGGTACTGAATTTTTGGGAACTTTCAAGGCAGCGAAGAATGCTCAATTCCATGATGGAAAACATATATA G
- the LOC108992757 gene encoding vacuolar protein-sorting-associated protein 33 homolog, with product MAQIPNLDNAPLNLTSLREQSQKELINILKNIRGKKCLIIDPKLGSSLSSIIQTSLLKEHGVELRHLSAEPIQSDCTKVVFLVRSKIDLMKLICSNVHNDISKGLQREYHVYFVPRRAVVCEKVLEDEKVHQLMTVGEYPLYIVPFDEDVLSFELDLAYKESQVDGDTSSLWHIAKAIHKLEFSFGVIPNVRAKGKASVRVADILNRMQAEEPVNSPDMVVPEINTLILLDREVDMVTPMCSQLTYEGLIDEFLHINNGSVELDASIMGVQQEGKKIKVPLNSSDKLFKEIRDLNFEVVVQILRQKATSMKQDYTEMTTTTQTVSELKDFVKKLNSLPEMTRHINLAQHLSTFTSKPTFLGQLDMEHTIVEAESYDICFEYIEEMIHKQEPLVNVLRLLILFSVTNSGLPKKHFDYLRRELLHSYGFEHMATLNNLEKAGLLKKQETKSNWLTIKRALQLVVDDTDTANPNDIAYVFSGYAPLSIRLIQHAVRSGWRPIEDILKLLPGPHSETKRGRFSSSPSFDTLQGASANIDRAADGRRSLVLVVFVGGVTFAEISALRFLTAQEGMAYDMIIGTTKIVSGHTLAETFVEKLG from the exons ATGGCTCAAATTCCGAACCTAGACAATGCTCCTCTCAATCTCACGTCCCTCAG GGAACAGTCCCAGAAGGAGCTCATAAATATCCTCAAGAAT ATTCGAGGGAAAAAGTGCTTGATAATCGATCCAAAGCTTGGAAGCTCTCTCTCATCGATCATCCAGACGTCACTTCTGAAG GAACATGGGGTAGAATTGCGGCATCTTTCAGCGGAGCCAATTCAATCTGACTGCACCAAAGTGGTTTTCCTTGTCCGGTCTAAGATTGATTTGATGAAATTAATATGCTCAAATGTTCATAATGATATATCAAAAGGGCTCCAAAGGGAATACCATGTTTATTTTGTCCCTCGCCGTGCAGTTGTGTGTGAGAAG GTCCTTGAGGATGAAAAGGTTCATCAGTTGATGACTGTAGGGGAGTACCCACTGTACATAGTTCCATTTGACGAGGATGTCTTATCATTTGAGCTCGATCTTGCGTATAAA GAAAGCCAAGTTGATGGCGATACAAGCTCGCTTTGGCATATCGCAAAAGCCATTCACAAGCTTGAG TTTTCTTTCGGAGTGATACCAAATGTGAGGGCCAAAGGCAAAGCATCGGTGCGTGTTGCAGACATCCTAAACCGCATGCAAGCTGAGGAACCGGTTAACTCACCTGAT atGGTTGTGCCAGAGATAAATACACTCATCCTTTTAGATAGGGAG GTGGATATGGTCACTCCTATGTGTTCTCAATTGACATACGAGGGGCTGATTGATGAG TTTCTGCATATCAATAATGGGTCTGTGGAGCTTGATGCATCGATCATGGGTGTCcaacaagaaggaaaaaagataaaagtacCACTCAATTCAAG TGACAAGCTGTTTAAGGAGATAAGGGATCTCAACTTCGAAGTCGTTGTCCAG ATTCTACGTCAGAAAGCAACATCCATGAAACAGGATTACACAGAGATGACAACAACT ACGCAGACGGTTTCTGAATTAAAGGACTTTGTCAAAAAGCTGAACTCATTGCCAGAAATGACc AGACACATAAATCTTGCTCAGCATCTGTCAACATTCACATCAAAGCCAACATTTCTTGGGCAACTTGACATGGAACACACAATTGTTGAGGCAGAGAGCTATGACAT ATGCTTTGAGTATATTGAAGAAATGATCCATAAGCAGGAGCCTCTTGTCAATGTTCTACgtcttctcatcttattttctgTTACAAACTCTGGGTTGCCTAAGAAGCATTTTGATTACTTGAG GAGAGAATTACTCCACAGCTATGGATTTGAGCACATGGCCACGCTGAATAACTTAGAGAAAGCTGGATTGCTGAAAAAACAG GAGACAAAAAGCAACTGGCTGACAATCAAACGCGCTCTGCAACTTGTGGTTGATGACACTGACACAGCAAA TCCCAATGATATTGCCTATGTATTTTCTGGATATGCACCTCTTAGTATTCGTCTCATTCAGCATGCCGTTCGATCTGGATG GCGTCCTATAGAAGACATTCTGAAGCTACTACCAGGACCACATTCTGAAACGAAAAGA GGCAGATTCTCAAGCAGTCCATCATTTGACACGTTGCAGGGAGCTTCAGCCAATATAGACAG AGCTGCTGATGGTAGGCGCTCCCTAGTTCTTGTTGTCTTCGTTGGAGGTGTAACATTTGCGGAGATATCTGCCCTCAGATTTCTCACTGCTCAG